A part of Aegilops tauschii subsp. strangulata cultivar AL8/78 chromosome 2, Aet v6.0, whole genome shotgun sequence genomic DNA contains:
- the LOC109765957 gene encoding AP2-like ethylene-responsive transcription factor SNZ, whose amino-acid sequence MSIRRLGASDFRGVRERRSGAFSSEIWFREKRLILGTFDTAEEAARAHDASAWRLLRPRRDMNFSNVSSQRAQDLAPLPRLFTDEDRRVHRRRQHRLAIAEKDVEALVAWRSSTSASSTSKGDEQHADAYIQTSEEDITESESESDE is encoded by the exons ATGTCGATCCGCCGCCTGGGCGCTTCGGATTTTCGCGGAGTCCGCGAGCGccgctccggcgccttctcctcCGAGATCTGGTTTCGCGAGAAACGTCTCATCCTCGGCACCTTCGACACCGCAGAGGAGGCGGCCCGCGCGCACGACGCGTCGGCGTGGCGCCTCCTGAGGCCTCGTCGGGATATGAATTTTTCAAACGTGTCCAGCCAGCGGGCACAGGATCTGGCGCCTCTCCCGCGGCTtttcaccgacgaggatcgtcgtgtCCACCGGAGGCGGCAGCATCGCCTCGCCATCGCGGAGAAGGACGTGGAAGCCTTGGTGGCGTGGCGCTCGTCGACGAGCGCCAGTTCTACAAGCAAAGGAG ACGAGCAGCATGCTGACGCCTACattcagacgtcggaggaggacattaccGAGTCGGAGTCAGAAAGCGACGAGTAG
- the LOC109765950 gene encoding probable phytol kinase, chloroplastic — translation MAAARPALPSSPTSLLLARSISAPDLAARRPRRWLVAAAGVPAVAGALAASASTPAASMLLRDGGATLLVTAGAYSLVRAFDALTERRLVQQSLSRKVVHVLSGVFFMASWPLFSNSTSARFFAAVVPFLNCVRLLTYGLGFYSDEALVKSVTREGKREELLRGPLYYVIVLLIIVLVFWRDSPIGIVSLSMMSGGDGFADIVGRRFGSLKLPFNKKKSWVGSAAMFISGFLLSALMLSYFSWLGYIHVSWDQALGKLVLVALAATVVECIPVTDVVDDNISVPLATMLVAFLLFGNTAN, via the exons ATGGCGGCGGCGCGGCCCGCGCTCCCCTCCTCCCCGACCTCGCTGCTGCTCGCGCGCTCCATCTCCGCCCCCGACCTCGCCGCCCGGAGGCCGAGGCGGTGGCTCGTCGCCGCGGCCGGCGTCCCGGCCGTGGCGGGGGCGctggcggcctcggcctcgacgcCGGCGGCGTCCATGCTGCTGCGGGACGGCGGCGCCACGCTGCTCGTCACCGCCGGGGCATACTCCCTCGTGCGCGCCTTCGACGCGCTCACCGAGCGCCGCCTCGTCCAACAG AGCTTGAGCAGGAAGGTTGTGCATGTGCTATCCGGGGTCTTTTTCATGGCTTCATGGCCACTCTTCAG CAATTCTACCAGTGCACGGTTCTTCGCAGCGGTAGTTCCGTTCCTGAACTGCGTAAGGCTTCTCACCTACGGGCTCGGCTTCTACTCCGACGAAGCTCTAGTAAAATCGGTGACCCGTGAAGGAAAACGAGA GGAATTGCTGCGAGGCCCTCTGTACTATGTCATCGTGCTACTGATCATTGTTCTAGTCTTTTGGCGGGACTCCCCGATCGGGATCGTTTCCTTGTCGATGATGAGCGGTGGTGACG GCTTTGCTGACATTGTCGGGAGAAGGTTCGGCTCGCTCAAGCTGCCATTCAACAAGAAGAAGAGCTGGGTCGGGAGTGCCGCGATGTTCATCTCTGGGTTCCTGCTATCTGCACT GATGCTGTCCTATTTCTCGTGGCTTGGTTACATCCATGTCAGCTGGGATCAGGCGCTTGGTAAACTGGTTCTCGTTGCGCTGGCAGCCACTGTGGTGGAGTGTATTCCTGTAACTGATGTTGTAGATGACAATATCTCTGTTCCCTTGGCCACCATGTTGGTAGCCTTTCTGTTGTTTGGCAACACTGCAAATTGA
- the LOC109765949 gene encoding probable arabinosyltransferase ARAD1, whose product MPPPPISGEIRRAAMKRPALLAVPALLLLSLSFLLLRPSSSPPLLPSARTTDHDPGHRRRLSVYVADLPRALNHGLLDLYWSLPAADARIPASSDPDHPPPRDHPPYPASPLIRQYSAEYWLLRSLLGPAAPASAVVRVVADWREADVVFVPFFATLSAEMELGWGATKGAFRRKEGNGDYRRQREVVDRVTAHPAWRRSGGRDHVFVLTDPMAMWHVRAEIAPAILLVVDFGGWYKLDSKSAGGNSSKMIQHTQVSLLKDVIVPYTHLLPTLHLSENMDRPTLLYFKGAKHRHRGGLVREKLWDLMVNEPDVVMEEGFPNATGREQSIKGMRTSEFCLHPAGDTPSSCRLFDAIASLCIPVIVSDDIELPFEGMIDYTEFSIFVSVGNAMRPKWLTNYLRNISKQQKDEFRRNLAGVQHIFEYENTHQSSKVSAPEDGAVNHIWKKIHQKLPMIQEAVIREKRKPEGASIPLRCHCT is encoded by the exons ATGCCGCCGCCTCCCATCTCAGGCGAGATCCGGCGGGCGGCGATGAAGCGCCCCGCCCTGCTCGCCGTCCCCGCCCTCCTCCtgctctccctctccttcctcctcctcagGCCGTCCTCTTCCCCGCCCCTCCTCCCCTCCGCGCGCACCACCGACCACGACcccggccaccgccgccgcctcagCGTCTACGTCGCCGACCTCCCGCGCGCGCTCAACCACGGCCTGCTCGACCTCTACTGGTCGCTCCCGGCCGCCGACGCCCGCATCCCGGCCTCCTCCGACCCGGACCACCCGCCGCCGCGCGACCACCCGCCCTACCCCGCCAGCCCCCTCATCCGGCAGTACAGCGCCGAGTACTGGCTCCTGCGCTCCCTCCTcggccccgccgcccccgcgtcCGCGGTGGTGAGGGTCGTCGCCGACTGGAGGGAGGCCGACGTCGTGTTCGTGCCCTTCTTCGCCACGCTCTCCGCGGAGATGGAGCTCGGGTGGGGCGCCACCAAGGGCGCCTTCCGCAGGAAGGAGGGGAATGGTGACTACCGCCGCCAGCGGGAGGTCGTCGACCGCGTTACCGCCCACCCGGCCTGGCGCCGGTCCGGCGGCCGCGACCACGTCTTCGTCCTCACAG ACCCTATGGCAATGTGGCATGTCCGGGCGGAGATTGCTCCAGCAATTCTACTGGTGGTTGATTTTGGCGGCTGGTACAAACTCGATTCAAAATCTGCAGGCGGCAACTCTTCAAAAATGATACAGCACACTCAGGTGTCATTGCTCAAAGATGTCATTGTGCCTTACACACATTTGCTCCCTACCCTGCACCTGTCAGAAAATATGGATCGCCCCACTCTTTTGTACTTCAAGGGAGCCAAACACAGGCATCGG GGTGGTTTGGTGCGTGAAAAACTGTGGGACTTGATGGTTAATGAGCCTGATGTTGTCATGGAAGAAGGTTTTCCTAATGCCACAGGACGTGAACAATCAATAAAAGGGATGCGGACATCAGAATTTTGCTTGCACCCAGCTGGGGACACCCCAAGTTCATGTCGTCTGTTTGATGCCATTGCAAGTCTTTGCATACCAGTCATTGTCAGCGATGACATTGAGCTTCCTTTCGAAGGGATGATAGACTACACAGAATTCTCCATTTTTGTGTCAGTCGGTAACGCAATGAGACCCAAATGGCTAACGAACTACCTAAGGAATATCTCCAAGCAGCAGAAGGATGAATTCAGAAGAAACCTGGCTGGAGTCCAGCATATCTTTGAGTACGAAAACACTCACCAAAGTAGCAAGGTCTCTGCCCCAGAAGATGGTGCTGTGAACCACATTTGGAAGAAGATTCATCAGAAGTTGCCGATGATTCAAGAAGCGGTCATCCGTGAGAAGCGGAAGCCTGAAGGCGCATCAATCCCACTTCGGTGCCATTGTACCTGA